The following are encoded in a window of Cygnus atratus isolate AKBS03 ecotype Queensland, Australia chromosome 8, CAtr_DNAZoo_HiC_assembly, whole genome shotgun sequence genomic DNA:
- the SELP gene encoding P-selectin isoform X7, which translates to MGGRRGLGGRGPGLAPPGVPFCTSPGAWPSPARCGGLLQQGTAAGQRFAGRTGALGSRGVCYLGIAAITWGMVTQVEAWTYSYSDQGIYSWEQARNYCRTFFTDLVAIQNKEEIGYLNATLPFHKQYYWIGIRKQNSVWTWVGTNKALTKEAENWAKGEPNNRRSNQDCVEIYIKRQQEAGKWNDEPCNKRKTALCYKASCQASTCRPHGECVEVIKSYRCECHPGFEGDECGTAVQCPTLNPKGARMTCSHPFGDFRYNSTCDFVCPEGFERRGAGTLQCLASRQWSAETPTCAAVTCPELAAPRSGQVNCSHPHGASAFSSTCDFSCQEGFEVTGPERLWCTAGGAWSGAPPHCKAITCPVLRAPEHGEMNCSHLHENFSFSSTCAFSCQPGFELIGPESRECTAMGTWSEEPPQCKAITCPVLRAPEHGEMNCSHLHKNFSFSSTCAFSCQQGFELIGPESSECTAMGTWSGDTPQCKAITCPVLRAPEHGEMNCSHLHENFSFSSTCAFSCQQGFELIGPESRECTAMGTWSGDTPQCKAITCPVLRAPEHGEMNCSHLHESFSFSSTCAFSCQPGFELTGPESSECTAMGTWSGDTPQCKAITCPVLRAPEHGEMNCSHLHENFSFSSTCAFSCQQGFELTGPETSECTAMGTWSGDTPQCKAITCPVLRAPEHGEMNCSHLHGSFTFTSTCAFSCQPGFELIGPESRECTAMGTWSGDTPQCKAITCPMLRAPEHGKMNCSHLYGSFTFTSTCAFSCQPGFELKGSQSRVCMAMRTWTGDTPRCRAISCPVLEPPSRGRLNCSHPHGNFTYNSTCTFSCEDGFVQMGARLLRCQATGNWTSHSPVCKEDAAPFLKQVLVYTSSSALVVAGVVLSGTLLALLAKRLSDREEKKKLLNPTSDLGSPGVFTNVAYDSNL; encoded by the exons ATGGGGGGCCGGAGAGGTCTCGGTGGCCGTGGACCGGGGCTGGCCCCTCCGGGGGTGCCCTTCTGCACCTCCCCGGGGGCTTGGCCAAGCCCTGCTCGTTGCGGTGGGCTCCTGCAACAG GGCACCGCCGCGGGACAGCGCTTTGCTGGGAGGACGGGGGCTCTTGGCTCTCGTGGCGTCTGCTACCTGGGCATTGCTGCCATCACATGGG GCATGGTGACACAGGTGGAGGCCTGGACGTACAGCTACAGCGACCAAGGGATCTACTCATGGGAGCAGGCCAGGAACTACTGCCGgaccttcttcactgacctggTGGCCATCCAGAACAAGGAGGAGATCGGGTACCTGAACGCCACCCTGCCCTTCCACAAGCAGTACTACTGGATCGGCATCCGCAAGCAGAACAGCGTCTGGACCTGGGTGGGCACCAACAAGGCGCTGACAAAGGAGGCGGAGAACTGGGCGAAGGGGGAGCCCAACAACCGCCGCTCCAACCAGGACTGCGTGGAGATCTACATCAAGCGGCAGCAGGAGGCGGGCAAGTGGAACGACGAGCCCTGCAACAAGAGGAAGACGGCGCTGTGCTACAAAG cctcctgccaggCCTCCACCTGCCGCCCGCACGGCGAGTGCGTGGAGGTCATCAAGAGTTACAGGTGCGAGTGCCACCCCGGCTTCGAAGGGGACGAATGCGGTACCG CTGTGCAGTGCCCCACGCTCAACCCCAAAGGAGCACGCATGACCTGCAGCCATCCCTTCGGAGACTTCCGCTACAACTCCACCTGCGACTTCGTGTGCCCAGAGGGGTTTGAGCGGCGAGGTGCGGGCACGCTGCAGTGCCTGGCTTCACGGCAGTGGTCAGCGGAGACCCCCACGTGTGCAG CCGTCACCTGCCCCGAGCTGGCGGCTCCCAGAAGCGGCCAGGTCAATTGCTCCCACCCACATGGAGCCTCCGCCTTCAGCTCCACGTGTGACTTCTCCTGCCAGGAGGGCTTCGAGGTGACGGGACCGGAGAGACTGTGGTGCACGGCTGGGGGGGCCTGGTCGGGGGCACCCCCACACTGCAAAG CCATCACCTGCCCGGTGCTCAGGGCTCCAGAGCATGGAGAGATGAACTGCTCCCATCTTCATGAGAACTTCAGCTTCAGTTCCACGTGTGCCTTCTCCTGCCAGCCAGGGTTTGAGCTCATAGGGCCAGAAAGCCGTGAGTGCACAGCCATGGGGACCTGGTCCGAGGAACCTCCACAATGCAAAG CCATCACCTGCCCGGTGCTCAGGGCTCCAGAGCACGGAGAGATGAACTGCTCCCACCTTCACAAGAACTTCAGCTTCAGTTCCACGTGTGCCTTCTCCTGCCAGCAGGGGTTTGAGCTTATAGGGCCAGAAAGCAGTGAATGCACAGCCATGGGGACCTGGTCTGGGGACACCCCACAGTGTAAAG CCATCACCTGCCCAGTGCTCAGGGCTCCAGAGCATGGAGAGATGAACTGCTCCCACCTTCATGAGAACTTCAGCTTCAGTTCCACGTGTGCCTTCTCCTGCCAGCAAGGGTTTGAGCTCATAGGGCCAGAAAGCCGTGAGTGCACAGCCATGGGGACCTGGTCTGGGGACACCCCACAATGCAAAG CCATCACCTGCCCGGTGCTCAGGGCTCCAGAGCACGGAGAGATGAACTGCTCCCACCTTCATGAGAGCTTCAGCTTCAGTTCCACGTGTGCCTTCTCCTGCCAGCCAGGGTTTGAGCTCACAGGGCCAGAAAGCAGTGAATGCACAGCCATGGGGACCTGGTCTGGGGACACCCCACAGTGTAAAG CCATCACCTGCCCGGTGCTCAGGGCTCCAGAGCACGGAGAGATGAACTGCTCCCACCTTCATGAGAACTTCAGCTTCAGTTCCACGTGTGCCTTCTCCTGCCAGCAGGGGTTTGAGCTCACAGGGCCAGAAACCAGTGAATGCACAGCCATGGGGACCTGGTCTGGGGACACCCCACAGTGCAAAG CCATCACCTGCCCGGTGCTCAGGGCTCCAGAGCACGGAGAGATGAACTGCTCCCACCTTCATGGGAGCTTCACCTTCACCTCCACGTGTGCCTTCTCCTGCCAGCCAGGGTTTGAGCTTATAGGGCCAGAGAGCCGTGAGTGCACAGCCATGGGGACCTGGTCCGGAGACACCCCACAGTGTAAAG CCATCACCTGCCCAATGCTCAGGGCTCCAGAGCATGGAAAGATGAACTGCTCCCATCTCTATGGGAGCTTCACCTTCACCTCCACGTGTGCCTTCTCCTGCCAGCCAGGGTTTGAGCTGAAAGGGTCGCAGAGCCGTGTGTGCATGGCCATGAGAACCTGGACTGGGGACACCCCACGATGCAGAG CCATCAGCTGCCCAGTGCTGGAGCCCCCGAGCCGAGGCCGCCTGAACTGCTCTCACCCTCACGGCAACTTCACGTACAACTCCACCTGCACCTTTTCCTGCGAGGATGGATTTGTCCAGATGGGAGCACGGCTGCTCAGGTGTCAGGCCACGGGGAACTGGACCAGCCATTCCCCTGTCTGCAAAG AGGATGCTGCACCCTTCTTAAAGCAAGTCCTGGTTTacaccagcagcagtgctctggTGGTAGCTGGTGTTGTGCTCTCCGGGACGCTCCTTGCCTTACTCGCCAAACGGCTCAGCGACAGAG aggagaagaagaagctCCTGAACCCCACCAG CGACCTCGGATCACCAGGTGTCTTCACCAACGTAGCCTACGACTCCAACTTGTGA
- the SELP gene encoding P-selectin isoform X5 yields MGAGSCGWGAQRGQDAGWQRGWVGRGRGCREGEKLCGLEEARAPLPAQGQGRQALCSTGMGTAAGQRFAGRTGALGSRGVCYLGIAAITWGMVTQVEAWTYSYSDQGIYSWEQARNYCRTFFTDLVAIQNKEEIGYLNATLPFHKQYYWIGIRKQNSVWTWVGTNKALTKEAENWAKGEPNNRRSNQDCVEIYIKRQQEAGKWNDEPCNKRKTALCYKASCQASTCRPHGECVEVIKSYRCECHPGFEGDECGTAVQCPTLNPKGARMTCSHPFGDFRYNSTCDFVCPEGFERRGAGTLQCLASRQWSAETPTCAAVTCPELAAPRSGQVNCSHPHGASAFSSTCDFSCQEGFEVTGPERLWCTAGGAWSGAPPHCKAITCPVLRAPEHGEMNCSHLHENFSFSSTCAFSCQPGFELIGPESRECTAMGTWSEEPPQCKAITCPVLRAPEHGEMNCSHLHKNFSFSSTCAFSCQQGFELIGPESSECTAMGTWSGDTPQCKAITCPVLRAPEHGEMNCSHLHENFSFSCTCAFSCQPGFELIGPESRECTAMGTWSGDTPQCKAITCPVLRAPEHGEMNCSHLHENFSFSSTCAFSCQQGFELIGPESRECTAMGTWSGDTPQCKAITCPVLRAPEHGEMNCSHLHESFSFSSTCAFSCQPGFELTGPESSECTAMGTWSGDTPQCKAITCPVLRAPEHGEMNCSHLHGSFTFTSTCAFSCQPGFELIGPESRECTAMGTWSGDTPQCKAITCPMLRAPEHGKMNCSHLYGSFTFTSTCAFSCQPGFELKGSQSRVCMAMRTWTGDTPRCRAISCPVLEPPSRGRLNCSHPHGNFTYNSTCTFSCEDGFVQMGARLLRCQATGNWTSHSPVCKEDAAPFLKQVLVYTSSSALVVAGVVLSGTLLALLAKRLSDREEKKKLLNPTSDLGSPGVFTNVAYDSNL; encoded by the exons ATGGGAGCAGGCTCCTGCGGGTGGGGAGCCCAGCGGGGGCAGGATgcgggctggcagcggggctgggtcgggaggggaagaggctgcagggagggagagaagctCTGCGGCTTGGAGGAAGCGCGAGCACCGCTGCCTGCTCAGGGCCAGGGGCGGCAGGCACTCTGTAGCACCGGCATG GGCACCGCCGCGGGACAGCGCTTTGCTGGGAGGACGGGGGCTCTTGGCTCTCGTGGCGTCTGCTACCTGGGCATTGCTGCCATCACATGGG GCATGGTGACACAGGTGGAGGCCTGGACGTACAGCTACAGCGACCAAGGGATCTACTCATGGGAGCAGGCCAGGAACTACTGCCGgaccttcttcactgacctggTGGCCATCCAGAACAAGGAGGAGATCGGGTACCTGAACGCCACCCTGCCCTTCCACAAGCAGTACTACTGGATCGGCATCCGCAAGCAGAACAGCGTCTGGACCTGGGTGGGCACCAACAAGGCGCTGACAAAGGAGGCGGAGAACTGGGCGAAGGGGGAGCCCAACAACCGCCGCTCCAACCAGGACTGCGTGGAGATCTACATCAAGCGGCAGCAGGAGGCGGGCAAGTGGAACGACGAGCCCTGCAACAAGAGGAAGACGGCGCTGTGCTACAAAG cctcctgccaggCCTCCACCTGCCGCCCGCACGGCGAGTGCGTGGAGGTCATCAAGAGTTACAGGTGCGAGTGCCACCCCGGCTTCGAAGGGGACGAATGCGGTACCG CTGTGCAGTGCCCCACGCTCAACCCCAAAGGAGCACGCATGACCTGCAGCCATCCCTTCGGAGACTTCCGCTACAACTCCACCTGCGACTTCGTGTGCCCAGAGGGGTTTGAGCGGCGAGGTGCGGGCACGCTGCAGTGCCTGGCTTCACGGCAGTGGTCAGCGGAGACCCCCACGTGTGCAG CCGTCACCTGCCCCGAGCTGGCGGCTCCCAGAAGCGGCCAGGTCAATTGCTCCCACCCACATGGAGCCTCCGCCTTCAGCTCCACGTGTGACTTCTCCTGCCAGGAGGGCTTCGAGGTGACGGGACCGGAGAGACTGTGGTGCACGGCTGGGGGGGCCTGGTCGGGGGCACCCCCACACTGCAAAG CCATCACCTGCCCGGTGCTCAGGGCTCCAGAGCATGGAGAGATGAACTGCTCCCATCTTCATGAGAACTTCAGCTTCAGTTCCACGTGTGCCTTCTCCTGCCAGCCAGGGTTTGAGCTCATAGGGCCAGAAAGCCGTGAGTGCACAGCCATGGGGACCTGGTCCGAGGAACCTCCACAATGCAAAG CCATCACCTGCCCGGTGCTCAGGGCTCCAGAGCACGGAGAGATGAACTGCTCCCACCTTCACAAGAACTTCAGCTTCAGTTCCACGTGTGCCTTCTCCTGCCAGCAGGGGTTTGAGCTTATAGGGCCAGAAAGCAGTGAATGCACAGCCATGGGGACCTGGTCTGGGGACACCCCACAGTGTAAAG CCATCACCTGCCCAGTGCTCAGGGCTCCAGAGCACGGAGAGATGAACTGCTCCCACCTTCATGAGAACTTCAGCTTCAGTTGCACGTGTGCCTTCTCCTGCCAGCCAGGGTTTGAGCTTATAGGGCCAGAGAGCCGTGAATGCACAGCCATGGGGACCTGGTCTGGGGACACCCCACAATGCAAAG CCATCACCTGCCCAGTGCTCAGGGCTCCAGAGCATGGAGAGATGAACTGCTCCCACCTTCATGAGAACTTCAGCTTCAGTTCCACGTGTGCCTTCTCCTGCCAGCAAGGGTTTGAGCTCATAGGGCCAGAAAGCCGTGAGTGCACAGCCATGGGGACCTGGTCTGGGGACACCCCACAATGCAAAG CCATCACCTGCCCGGTGCTCAGGGCTCCAGAGCACGGAGAGATGAACTGCTCCCACCTTCATGAGAGCTTCAGCTTCAGTTCCACGTGTGCCTTCTCCTGCCAGCCAGGGTTTGAGCTCACAGGGCCAGAAAGCAGTGAATGCACAGCCATGGGGACCTGGTCTGGGGACACCCCACAGTGTAAAG CCATCACCTGCCCGGTGCTCAGGGCTCCAGAGCACGGAGAGATGAACTGCTCCCACCTTCATGGGAGCTTCACCTTCACCTCCACGTGTGCCTTCTCCTGCCAGCCAGGGTTTGAGCTTATAGGGCCAGAGAGCCGTGAGTGCACAGCCATGGGGACCTGGTCCGGAGACACCCCACAGTGTAAAG CCATCACCTGCCCAATGCTCAGGGCTCCAGAGCATGGAAAGATGAACTGCTCCCATCTCTATGGGAGCTTCACCTTCACCTCCACGTGTGCCTTCTCCTGCCAGCCAGGGTTTGAGCTGAAAGGGTCGCAGAGCCGTGTGTGCATGGCCATGAGAACCTGGACTGGGGACACCCCACGATGCAGAG CCATCAGCTGCCCAGTGCTGGAGCCCCCGAGCCGAGGCCGCCTGAACTGCTCTCACCCTCACGGCAACTTCACGTACAACTCCACCTGCACCTTTTCCTGCGAGGATGGATTTGTCCAGATGGGAGCACGGCTGCTCAGGTGTCAGGCCACGGGGAACTGGACCAGCCATTCCCCTGTCTGCAAAG AGGATGCTGCACCCTTCTTAAAGCAAGTCCTGGTTTacaccagcagcagtgctctggTGGTAGCTGGTGTTGTGCTCTCCGGGACGCTCCTTGCCTTACTCGCCAAACGGCTCAGCGACAGAG aggagaagaagaagctCCTGAACCCCACCAG CGACCTCGGATCACCAGGTGTCTTCACCAACGTAGCCTACGACTCCAACTTGTGA
- the SELP gene encoding P-selectin isoform X11, translated as MGTAAGQRFAGRTGALGSRGVCYLGIAAITWGMVTQVEAWTYSYSDQGIYSWEQARNYCRTFFTDLVAIQNKEEIGYLNATLPFHKQYYWIGIRKQNSVWTWVGTNKALTKEAENWAKGEPNNRRSNQDCVEIYIKRQQEAGKWNDEPCNKRKTALCYKASCQASTCRPHGECVEVIKSYRCECHPGFEGDECGTAVQCPTLNPKGARMTCSHPFGDFRYNSTCDFVCPEGFERRGAGTLQCLASRQWSAETPTCAAVTCPELAAPRSGQVNCSHPHGASAFSSTCDFSCQEGFEVTGPERLWCTAGGAWSGAPPHCKAITCPVLRAPEHGEMNCSHLHENFSFSSTCAFSCQPGFELIGPESRECTAMGTWSEEPPQCKAITCPVLRAPEHGEMNCSHLHKNFSFSSTCAFSCQQGFELIGPESSECTAMGTWSGDTPQCKAITCPVLRAPEHGEMNCSHLHENFSFSCTCAFSCQPGFELIGPESRECTAMGTWSGDTPQCKAITCPVLRAPEHGEMNCSHLHENFSFSSTCAFSCQQGFELIGPESRECTAMGTWSGDTPQCKAITCPVLRAPEHGEMNCSHLHESFSFSSTCAFSCQPGFELTGPESSECTAMGTWSGDTPQCKAITCPVLRAPEHGEMNCSHLHGSFTFTSTCAFSCQPGFELIGPESRECTAMGTWSGDTPQCKAITCPMLRAPEHGKMNCSHLYGSFTFTSTCAFSCQPGFELKGSQSRVCMAMRTWTGDTPRCRAISCPVLEPPSRGRLNCSHPHGNFTYNSTCTFSCEDGFVQMGARLLRCQATGNWTSHSPVCKEDAAPFLKQVLVYTSSSALVVAGVVLSGTLLALLAKRLSDREEKKKLLNPTSDLGSPGVFTNVAYDSNL; from the exons ATG GGCACCGCCGCGGGACAGCGCTTTGCTGGGAGGACGGGGGCTCTTGGCTCTCGTGGCGTCTGCTACCTGGGCATTGCTGCCATCACATGGG GCATGGTGACACAGGTGGAGGCCTGGACGTACAGCTACAGCGACCAAGGGATCTACTCATGGGAGCAGGCCAGGAACTACTGCCGgaccttcttcactgacctggTGGCCATCCAGAACAAGGAGGAGATCGGGTACCTGAACGCCACCCTGCCCTTCCACAAGCAGTACTACTGGATCGGCATCCGCAAGCAGAACAGCGTCTGGACCTGGGTGGGCACCAACAAGGCGCTGACAAAGGAGGCGGAGAACTGGGCGAAGGGGGAGCCCAACAACCGCCGCTCCAACCAGGACTGCGTGGAGATCTACATCAAGCGGCAGCAGGAGGCGGGCAAGTGGAACGACGAGCCCTGCAACAAGAGGAAGACGGCGCTGTGCTACAAAG cctcctgccaggCCTCCACCTGCCGCCCGCACGGCGAGTGCGTGGAGGTCATCAAGAGTTACAGGTGCGAGTGCCACCCCGGCTTCGAAGGGGACGAATGCGGTACCG CTGTGCAGTGCCCCACGCTCAACCCCAAAGGAGCACGCATGACCTGCAGCCATCCCTTCGGAGACTTCCGCTACAACTCCACCTGCGACTTCGTGTGCCCAGAGGGGTTTGAGCGGCGAGGTGCGGGCACGCTGCAGTGCCTGGCTTCACGGCAGTGGTCAGCGGAGACCCCCACGTGTGCAG CCGTCACCTGCCCCGAGCTGGCGGCTCCCAGAAGCGGCCAGGTCAATTGCTCCCACCCACATGGAGCCTCCGCCTTCAGCTCCACGTGTGACTTCTCCTGCCAGGAGGGCTTCGAGGTGACGGGACCGGAGAGACTGTGGTGCACGGCTGGGGGGGCCTGGTCGGGGGCACCCCCACACTGCAAAG CCATCACCTGCCCGGTGCTCAGGGCTCCAGAGCATGGAGAGATGAACTGCTCCCATCTTCATGAGAACTTCAGCTTCAGTTCCACGTGTGCCTTCTCCTGCCAGCCAGGGTTTGAGCTCATAGGGCCAGAAAGCCGTGAGTGCACAGCCATGGGGACCTGGTCCGAGGAACCTCCACAATGCAAAG CCATCACCTGCCCGGTGCTCAGGGCTCCAGAGCACGGAGAGATGAACTGCTCCCACCTTCACAAGAACTTCAGCTTCAGTTCCACGTGTGCCTTCTCCTGCCAGCAGGGGTTTGAGCTTATAGGGCCAGAAAGCAGTGAATGCACAGCCATGGGGACCTGGTCTGGGGACACCCCACAGTGTAAAG CCATCACCTGCCCAGTGCTCAGGGCTCCAGAGCACGGAGAGATGAACTGCTCCCACCTTCATGAGAACTTCAGCTTCAGTTGCACGTGTGCCTTCTCCTGCCAGCCAGGGTTTGAGCTTATAGGGCCAGAGAGCCGTGAATGCACAGCCATGGGGACCTGGTCTGGGGACACCCCACAATGCAAAG CCATCACCTGCCCAGTGCTCAGGGCTCCAGAGCATGGAGAGATGAACTGCTCCCACCTTCATGAGAACTTCAGCTTCAGTTCCACGTGTGCCTTCTCCTGCCAGCAAGGGTTTGAGCTCATAGGGCCAGAAAGCCGTGAGTGCACAGCCATGGGGACCTGGTCTGGGGACACCCCACAATGCAAAG CCATCACCTGCCCGGTGCTCAGGGCTCCAGAGCACGGAGAGATGAACTGCTCCCACCTTCATGAGAGCTTCAGCTTCAGTTCCACGTGTGCCTTCTCCTGCCAGCCAGGGTTTGAGCTCACAGGGCCAGAAAGCAGTGAATGCACAGCCATGGGGACCTGGTCTGGGGACACCCCACAGTGTAAAG CCATCACCTGCCCGGTGCTCAGGGCTCCAGAGCACGGAGAGATGAACTGCTCCCACCTTCATGGGAGCTTCACCTTCACCTCCACGTGTGCCTTCTCCTGCCAGCCAGGGTTTGAGCTTATAGGGCCAGAGAGCCGTGAGTGCACAGCCATGGGGACCTGGTCCGGAGACACCCCACAGTGTAAAG CCATCACCTGCCCAATGCTCAGGGCTCCAGAGCATGGAAAGATGAACTGCTCCCATCTCTATGGGAGCTTCACCTTCACCTCCACGTGTGCCTTCTCCTGCCAGCCAGGGTTTGAGCTGAAAGGGTCGCAGAGCCGTGTGTGCATGGCCATGAGAACCTGGACTGGGGACACCCCACGATGCAGAG CCATCAGCTGCCCAGTGCTGGAGCCCCCGAGCCGAGGCCGCCTGAACTGCTCTCACCCTCACGGCAACTTCACGTACAACTCCACCTGCACCTTTTCCTGCGAGGATGGATTTGTCCAGATGGGAGCACGGCTGCTCAGGTGTCAGGCCACGGGGAACTGGACCAGCCATTCCCCTGTCTGCAAAG AGGATGCTGCACCCTTCTTAAAGCAAGTCCTGGTTTacaccagcagcagtgctctggTGGTAGCTGGTGTTGTGCTCTCCGGGACGCTCCTTGCCTTACTCGCCAAACGGCTCAGCGACAGAG aggagaagaagaagctCCTGAACCCCACCAG CGACCTCGGATCACCAGGTGTCTTCACCAACGTAGCCTACGACTCCAACTTGTGA
- the SELP gene encoding P-selectin isoform X4: protein MGTAAGQRFAGRTGALGSRGVCYLGIAAITWGMVTQVEAWTYSYSDQGIYSWEQARNYCRTFFTDLVAIQNKEEIGYLNATLPFHKQYYWIGIRKQNSVWTWVGTNKALTKEAENWAKGEPNNRRSNQDCVEIYIKRQQEAGKWNDEPCNKRKTALCYKASCQASTCRPHGECVEVIKSYRCECHPGFEGDECGTAVQCPTLNPKGARMTCSHPFGDFRYNSTCDFVCPEGFERRGAGTLQCLASRQWSAETPTCAAVTCPELAAPRSGQVNCSHPHGASAFSSTCDFSCQEGFEVTGPERLWCTAGGAWSGAPPHCKAITCPVLRAPEHGEMNCSHLHENFSFSSTCAFSCQPGFELIGPESRECTAMGTWSEEPPQCKAITCPVLRAPEHGEMNCSHLHKNFSFSSTCAFSCQQGFELIGPESSECTAMGTWSGDTPQCKAITCPVLRAPEHGEMNCSHLHENFSFSCTCAFSCQPGFELIGPESRECTAMGTWSGDTPQCKAITCPVLRAPEHGEMNCSHLHENFSFSSTCAFSCQQGFELIGPESRECTAMGTWSGDTPQCKAITCPVLRAPEHGEMNCSHLHESFSFSSTCAFSCQPGFELTGPESSECTAMGTWSGDTPQCKAITCPVLRAPEHGEMNCSHLHENFSFSSTCAFSCQQGFELTGPETSECTAMGTWSGDTPQCKAITCPVLRAPEHGEMNCSHLHGSFTFTSTCAFSCQPGFELIGPESRECTAMGTWSGDTPQCKAITCPMLRAPEHGKMNCSHLYGSFTFTSTCAFSCQPGFELKGSQSRVCMAMRTWTGDTPRCRAISCPVLEPPSRGRLNCSHPHGNFTYNSTCTFSCEDGFVQMGARLLRCQATGNWTSHSPVCKEDAAPFLKQVLVYTSSSALVVAGVVLSGTLLALLAKRLSDREEKKKLLNPTSDLGSPGVFTNVAYDSNL from the exons ATG GGCACCGCCGCGGGACAGCGCTTTGCTGGGAGGACGGGGGCTCTTGGCTCTCGTGGCGTCTGCTACCTGGGCATTGCTGCCATCACATGGG GCATGGTGACACAGGTGGAGGCCTGGACGTACAGCTACAGCGACCAAGGGATCTACTCATGGGAGCAGGCCAGGAACTACTGCCGgaccttcttcactgacctggTGGCCATCCAGAACAAGGAGGAGATCGGGTACCTGAACGCCACCCTGCCCTTCCACAAGCAGTACTACTGGATCGGCATCCGCAAGCAGAACAGCGTCTGGACCTGGGTGGGCACCAACAAGGCGCTGACAAAGGAGGCGGAGAACTGGGCGAAGGGGGAGCCCAACAACCGCCGCTCCAACCAGGACTGCGTGGAGATCTACATCAAGCGGCAGCAGGAGGCGGGCAAGTGGAACGACGAGCCCTGCAACAAGAGGAAGACGGCGCTGTGCTACAAAG cctcctgccaggCCTCCACCTGCCGCCCGCACGGCGAGTGCGTGGAGGTCATCAAGAGTTACAGGTGCGAGTGCCACCCCGGCTTCGAAGGGGACGAATGCGGTACCG CTGTGCAGTGCCCCACGCTCAACCCCAAAGGAGCACGCATGACCTGCAGCCATCCCTTCGGAGACTTCCGCTACAACTCCACCTGCGACTTCGTGTGCCCAGAGGGGTTTGAGCGGCGAGGTGCGGGCACGCTGCAGTGCCTGGCTTCACGGCAGTGGTCAGCGGAGACCCCCACGTGTGCAG CCGTCACCTGCCCCGAGCTGGCGGCTCCCAGAAGCGGCCAGGTCAATTGCTCCCACCCACATGGAGCCTCCGCCTTCAGCTCCACGTGTGACTTCTCCTGCCAGGAGGGCTTCGAGGTGACGGGACCGGAGAGACTGTGGTGCACGGCTGGGGGGGCCTGGTCGGGGGCACCCCCACACTGCAAAG CCATCACCTGCCCGGTGCTCAGGGCTCCAGAGCATGGAGAGATGAACTGCTCCCATCTTCATGAGAACTTCAGCTTCAGTTCCACGTGTGCCTTCTCCTGCCAGCCAGGGTTTGAGCTCATAGGGCCAGAAAGCCGTGAGTGCACAGCCATGGGGACCTGGTCCGAGGAACCTCCACAATGCAAAG CCATCACCTGCCCGGTGCTCAGGGCTCCAGAGCACGGAGAGATGAACTGCTCCCACCTTCACAAGAACTTCAGCTTCAGTTCCACGTGTGCCTTCTCCTGCCAGCAGGGGTTTGAGCTTATAGGGCCAGAAAGCAGTGAATGCACAGCCATGGGGACCTGGTCTGGGGACACCCCACAGTGTAAAG CCATCACCTGCCCAGTGCTCAGGGCTCCAGAGCACGGAGAGATGAACTGCTCCCACCTTCATGAGAACTTCAGCTTCAGTTGCACGTGTGCCTTCTCCTGCCAGCCAGGGTTTGAGCTTATAGGGCCAGAGAGCCGTGAATGCACAGCCATGGGGACCTGGTCTGGGGACACCCCACAATGCAAAG CCATCACCTGCCCAGTGCTCAGGGCTCCAGAGCATGGAGAGATGAACTGCTCCCACCTTCATGAGAACTTCAGCTTCAGTTCCACGTGTGCCTTCTCCTGCCAGCAAGGGTTTGAGCTCATAGGGCCAGAAAGCCGTGAGTGCACAGCCATGGGGACCTGGTCTGGGGACACCCCACAATGCAAAG CCATCACCTGCCCGGTGCTCAGGGCTCCAGAGCACGGAGAGATGAACTGCTCCCACCTTCATGAGAGCTTCAGCTTCAGTTCCACGTGTGCCTTCTCCTGCCAGCCAGGGTTTGAGCTCACAGGGCCAGAAAGCAGTGAATGCACAGCCATGGGGACCTGGTCTGGGGACACCCCACAGTGTAAAG CCATCACCTGCCCGGTGCTCAGGGCTCCAGAGCACGGAGAGATGAACTGCTCCCACCTTCATGAGAACTTCAGCTTCAGTTCCACGTGTGCCTTCTCCTGCCAGCAGGGGTTTGAGCTCACAGGGCCAGAAACCAGTGAATGCACAGCCATGGGGACCTGGTCTGGGGACACCCCACAGTGCAAAG CCATCACCTGCCCGGTGCTCAGGGCTCCAGAGCACGGAGAGATGAACTGCTCCCACCTTCATGGGAGCTTCACCTTCACCTCCACGTGTGCCTTCTCCTGCCAGCCAGGGTTTGAGCTTATAGGGCCAGAGAGCCGTGAGTGCACAGCCATGGGGACCTGGTCCGGAGACACCCCACAGTGTAAAG CCATCACCTGCCCAATGCTCAGGGCTCCAGAGCATGGAAAGATGAACTGCTCCCATCTCTATGGGAGCTTCACCTTCACCTCCACGTGTGCCTTCTCCTGCCAGCCAGGGTTTGAGCTGAAAGGGTCGCAGAGCCGTGTGTGCATGGCCATGAGAACCTGGACTGGGGACACCCCACGATGCAGAG CCATCAGCTGCCCAGTGCTGGAGCCCCCGAGCCGAGGCCGCCTGAACTGCTCTCACCCTCACGGCAACTTCACGTACAACTCCACCTGCACCTTTTCCTGCGAGGATGGATTTGTCCAGATGGGAGCACGGCTGCTCAGGTGTCAGGCCACGGGGAACTGGACCAGCCATTCCCCTGTCTGCAAAG AGGATGCTGCACCCTTCTTAAAGCAAGTCCTGGTTTacaccagcagcagtgctctggTGGTAGCTGGTGTTGTGCTCTCCGGGACGCTCCTTGCCTTACTCGCCAAACGGCTCAGCGACAGAG aggagaagaagaagctCCTGAACCCCACCAG CGACCTCGGATCACCAGGTGTCTTCACCAACGTAGCCTACGACTCCAACTTGTGA